A window of the Quadrisphaera sp. DSM 44207 genome harbors these coding sequences:
- a CDS encoding SprT-like domain-containing protein, translated as MEIGAAQQLARGLMAEHGLHGWRLVLDRARTRAGVCRPARREIGLSRVLTALHSEAEVTDTVLHEIAHALVGAHHGHDAVWRARALAIGCSGVARLPATAPRPATAWLGTCPRGHTTGRHRRPARPASCARCSRRFDPGALLEWRLRGEAVPMSPRYLAELAALRALPCPAPALA; from the coding sequence GTGGAGATCGGGGCGGCGCAGCAGCTGGCGCGCGGGCTGATGGCCGAGCACGGGCTGCACGGGTGGCGGCTGGTGCTCGACCGGGCGCGCACCCGCGCGGGGGTGTGCCGGCCGGCGCGGCGCGAGATCGGCCTCAGCCGCGTGCTGACCGCGCTGCACAGCGAGGCCGAGGTCACCGACACCGTGCTGCACGAGATCGCCCACGCCCTCGTCGGCGCCCACCACGGGCACGACGCCGTCTGGCGCGCGAGGGCGCTGGCCATCGGCTGCAGCGGCGTCGCGCGCCTGCCGGCCACCGCCCCGCGCCCCGCCACCGCATGGCTCGGCACGTGCCCGCGCGGGCACACCACCGGCCGCCACCGCCGCCCGGCGCGGCCGGCGTCCTGCGCCCGCTGCTCCCGCCGCTTCGACCCGGGCGCCCTGCTCGAGTGGCGCCTGCGCGGCGAGGCGGTGCCCATGTCGCCGCGCTACCTCGCCGAGCTGGCCGCGCTGCGGGCCCTGCCCTGCCCGGCCCCCGCTCTGGCCTGA
- a CDS encoding gamma-glutamylcyclotransferase translates to MSPDSSPDSSPDSSPGARGAATELVFSYGTLQSPAVQEAVFGTRVPGEPDAVAGHAAGRLRILDPRAVALSGSDTHAVLLASPDPAARVAGTVLALDAGQLAAADEYESGACVRAAVPLVSGRTARVYVPRPQSPEPLVHRRVVVSGLGSVGAGLLRLLDQRAGDLRERHRLVLTVVGAVDSGGAAVAAGGLPPAALLDLKGRGSSAARLPGAGRPGAGVAEVLAGLGEDVDLLVEAGPGDLVHGGAGLAAALEARRRGLGVVLANKAPLVLAWEELVGGDGADGAPVRFSACVGASLPTVDLARRVLVSASALRVEAVLNSTCQLVLRAVEEGAAVEEAVARAQRHGVAEADPSLDVDGWDTAVKLVTLAAAALGHRAALGDVDVTGIRGVDPAQLQATRRRGEVVVLLGLAERVAGPADGAADGPADGPADGWRLSVRPTALPEHHPLARMDAQETGVVLHTDVAGRIAATGLHHDATPTAAAVLRDLVDLATTAPR, encoded by the coding sequence GTGTCCCCCGACTCCTCGCCCGACTCCTCGCCCGACTCCTCGCCCGGTGCTCGCGGCGCGGCCACCGAGCTCGTCTTCTCCTACGGCACCCTGCAGTCGCCGGCGGTGCAGGAGGCCGTCTTCGGCACCCGGGTGCCCGGCGAGCCCGACGCGGTGGCCGGCCATGCGGCGGGGCGGCTCCGCATCCTCGACCCGCGAGCGGTGGCCCTGTCCGGCAGCGACACCCACGCGGTGCTCCTGGCCTCGCCCGACCCCGCGGCACGGGTGGCGGGCACGGTGCTCGCGCTGGACGCCGGCCAGCTGGCGGCCGCCGACGAGTACGAGTCCGGTGCCTGCGTCCGCGCCGCCGTCCCGCTGGTCTCCGGTCGCACCGCGCGGGTGTACGTGCCGCGCCCGCAGTCGCCGGAGCCGCTGGTGCACCGGCGGGTGGTCGTCTCCGGCCTGGGCTCGGTGGGCGCAGGGCTGCTGCGCCTGCTCGACCAGCGCGCCGGTGACCTGCGCGAGCGGCACCGCTTGGTGCTGACCGTGGTCGGCGCGGTGGACTCCGGCGGGGCGGCCGTGGCGGCAGGGGGCCTGCCGCCGGCCGCGCTGCTCGACCTCAAGGGCCGCGGGTCCTCCGCCGCGCGGCTGCCCGGCGCCGGTCGTCCCGGCGCCGGCGTCGCCGAGGTGCTCGCCGGGCTCGGGGAGGACGTCGACCTGCTCGTGGAGGCCGGTCCGGGCGACCTCGTCCACGGCGGCGCGGGCCTGGCCGCGGCGCTCGAGGCGCGCCGGCGCGGGCTGGGCGTCGTCCTGGCGAACAAGGCCCCGCTCGTCCTCGCCTGGGAGGAGCTGGTGGGCGGCGACGGCGCGGACGGCGCGCCCGTGCGCTTCAGCGCGTGCGTCGGGGCGTCCCTGCCGACGGTCGACCTCGCCCGGCGCGTGCTGGTCTCCGCCTCGGCGCTGCGGGTGGAGGCGGTGCTGAACAGCACCTGCCAGCTGGTGCTGCGCGCGGTGGAGGAGGGCGCCGCGGTCGAGGAGGCGGTGGCCCGGGCCCAGCGGCACGGCGTCGCCGAGGCCGACCCCTCCCTGGACGTGGACGGGTGGGACACCGCGGTCAAGCTCGTCACGCTCGCCGCCGCGGCGCTCGGCCACCGCGCCGCGCTCGGCGACGTCGACGTCACCGGCATCCGCGGCGTGGACCCGGCGCAGCTGCAGGCGACGCGCCGGCGCGGCGAGGTCGTCGTCCTGCTCGGCCTCGCCGAGCGCGTCGCCGGCCCGGCGGACGGCGCGGCGGACGGCCCGGCGGACGGCCCGGCGGACGGCTGGCGGCTGTCCGTGCGCCCCACGGCGCTGCCCGAGCACCACCCGCTGGCCCGCATGGACGCGCAGGAGACCGGCGTCGTCCTGCACACCGACGTCGCGGGCCGCATCGCGGCCACGGGGCTGCACCACGACGCCACCCCGACCGCGGCCGCGGTGCTGCGCGACCTCGTCGACCTCGCCACCACGGCCCCGCGCTGA
- a CDS encoding LysR substrate-binding domain-containing protein, with protein sequence MEPSSPGFTVDVRRLRVLRELADRGTVVATAAALHLTPSAVSQQIAVLAREAGVPLLARAGRGVVLTDAARILLAHADAIHAQLERARHDLLAHADGGVGRLGVGAFATAISGLLCPVLADWRRERPGVDVRVHEVEGEDALTALHHGEVDAAVVMEWRRAPARGDARYARRPLLRDPLDLLLPADHPLATAAADEPVALSDLAEEVWVTGLSGPCQDVVLDACTAAGFTPLTHHRSGDWTAVGALVAAGRGLALVPRLAVTAAPPGTALRRLAHPRPTRPVSLVTRAGSEGSPLLAALVQALVERARRVS encoded by the coding sequence ATGGAACCGTCCAGCCCCGGCTTCACGGTCGACGTGCGCCGGCTGCGGGTGCTGCGCGAGCTGGCCGACCGCGGCACGGTCGTCGCCACGGCCGCCGCCCTGCACCTGACCCCGTCGGCGGTCTCCCAGCAGATCGCCGTCCTGGCCCGCGAGGCCGGCGTCCCGCTGCTGGCCAGGGCCGGGCGCGGGGTGGTCCTCACCGACGCCGCGCGGATCCTGCTCGCCCACGCCGACGCGATCCACGCCCAGCTCGAGCGCGCCCGCCACGACCTGCTCGCGCACGCCGACGGCGGGGTCGGGCGGCTCGGCGTCGGCGCCTTCGCCACCGCCATCAGCGGTCTGCTGTGCCCGGTCCTGGCCGACTGGCGCCGCGAGCGCCCCGGCGTCGACGTGCGCGTCCACGAGGTCGAGGGCGAGGACGCCCTCACCGCGCTGCACCACGGCGAGGTCGACGCCGCGGTGGTGATGGAGTGGCGGCGGGCGCCGGCGCGCGGCGACGCCCGCTACGCGCGCCGTCCCCTGCTGCGCGACCCCCTGGACCTGCTCCTGCCCGCCGACCACCCCCTCGCCACCGCCGCGGCCGACGAGCCCGTGGCGCTGTCGGACCTCGCCGAGGAGGTCTGGGTCACCGGCCTGAGCGGTCCGTGCCAGGACGTCGTGCTCGACGCCTGCACCGCCGCCGGCTTCACCCCGCTCACGCACCACCGCAGCGGGGACTGGACCGCCGTGGGCGCGCTGGTCGCCGCCGGCCGCGGCCTGGCGCTGGTGCCCCGCCTGGCCGTGACCGCTGCCCCGCCCGGCACGGCGCTGCGCCGCCTGGCGCACCCGCGCCCGACCCGCCCGGTCTCGCTGGTCACCCGCGCCGGCTCCGAGGGCTCCCCCCTGCTCGCCGCGCTGGTGCAGGCCCTGGTCGAGCGCGCCCGGCGGGTGTCCTGA
- a CDS encoding NAD(P)-dependent oxidoreductase, with translation MRIAVLAATGATGRHLVTQALARGHDVVALARNPDRLDLPASPRLHPVAADVTDPPSLTPGLSGADAVVSALGRVEGSPDDILTTGARALAAARASGPVPRVVWLSAFGTGGSARPAGPLTRALLRTVLGGEVSDKAGADALLLPLGASVVHAGPLTNGPLSPARTTVALDDVPRRLLPRTVSRATVAAAMLDEARHPCHAGRVAVPLT, from the coding sequence GTGCGCATCGCCGTCCTCGCCGCCACCGGAGCCACCGGTCGCCACCTGGTCACCCAGGCCCTCGCCCGCGGCCACGACGTGGTCGCGCTGGCCCGCAACCCGGACCGGCTGGACCTGCCCGCCTCCCCGCGGCTGCACCCGGTCGCCGCCGACGTCACCGACCCACCGTCGCTGACCCCGGGCCTGTCAGGCGCCGACGCCGTGGTCTCGGCGCTGGGCCGGGTCGAGGGCAGCCCCGACGACATCCTGACCACGGGGGCCAGGGCGCTGGCCGCTGCCCGCGCGAGCGGCCCGGTGCCCCGCGTGGTGTGGCTCAGCGCCTTCGGCACCGGGGGCTCCGCCCGCCCCGCCGGTCCCCTCACCCGGGCGCTGCTGCGCACCGTCCTGGGCGGGGAGGTCTCCGACAAGGCCGGCGCCGACGCGCTCCTGCTGCCACTGGGAGCCAGCGTGGTCCACGCCGGCCCCCTGACCAACGGACCGCTCAGCCCCGCGCGCACCACCGTGGCCCTGGACGACGTCCCGCGCCGGCTGCTGCCGCGCACCGTCTCCCGGGCGACCGTGGCCGCCGCGATGCTCGACGAGGCCAGGCACCCCTGCCACGCCGGTCGCGTCGCCGTCCCGCTCACCTGA
- a CDS encoding inositol monophosphatase family protein, producing MPPTDARAASPDARTARTARTARSAAAGDHDVDEALLAEVVAAAEAAGERLLERSPAAVRPRTREEVVAAIRAGDAASLAVLRPRLQAARPGAGWVEDELDDGALPAGEWWVVDPVEGAINHVHGLGEWAVTATLVRDGQPLLAVVHLPLARAVCTAVAGGGARLDGAVLRTSGKTELSAALVGTGQASPRESAGTFRLIGRSVTAMMAACGVARVSVPPTLQLLDVAAGRTDVFWQHSAVRSGLLAGALLVTEAGGTISDLHGKAWSLGSRDFLATAPALHSQAVDVLSPLA from the coding sequence GTGCCCCCCACCGACGCCCGCGCCGCCTCCCCGGACGCCCGCACCGCCCGCACCGCCCGCACCGCCCGCTCGGCCGCCGCGGGCGACCACGACGTCGACGAGGCGCTGCTCGCCGAGGTCGTCGCCGCCGCGGAGGCGGCCGGCGAGCGCCTGCTCGAGCGCTCTCCCGCCGCGGTGCGCCCGAGGACGCGCGAGGAGGTCGTCGCCGCCATCCGGGCCGGCGACGCCGCCTCCCTCGCCGTCCTGCGCCCGCGGCTGCAGGCGGCCCGTCCCGGCGCGGGGTGGGTCGAGGACGAGCTGGACGACGGCGCCCTGCCGGCGGGTGAGTGGTGGGTCGTCGACCCGGTCGAGGGAGCGATCAACCACGTGCACGGGCTGGGCGAGTGGGCCGTGACCGCCACCCTGGTGCGCGACGGCCAGCCGCTGCTGGCCGTGGTCCACCTGCCGCTGGCCCGAGCCGTCTGCACGGCCGTCGCCGGAGGCGGCGCGCGCCTCGACGGCGCGGTCCTGCGCACCTCGGGCAAGACCGAGCTGTCCGCGGCCCTGGTCGGCACCGGGCAGGCCAGTCCGCGCGAGAGCGCGGGCACCTTCCGGCTGATCGGCCGCTCCGTGACCGCGATGATGGCGGCCTGCGGGGTGGCGCGGGTCTCGGTGCCGCCGACGCTGCAGCTGCTCGACGTCGCCGCCGGTCGCACGGACGTGTTCTGGCAGCACAGCGCCGTGCGCTCCGGCCTGCTCGCCGGCGCCCTGCTGGTCACCGAGGCCGGCGGCACCATCAGCGACCTGCACGGGAAGGCGTGGAGCCTGGGCAGCCGCGACTTCCTCGCCACCGCGCCCGCCCTGCACTCCCAGGCCGTCGACGTCCTGTCCCCCCTCGCCTGA
- a CDS encoding LysR family transcriptional regulator: MHLDLNLLTTLDALLEEGSVSGAADRLHLSPPAMSRALGRLRRATGDEVLVRTGRTMTPTPWAVAVRAQVHALVQQAHAVLSPDRDLDPASLDRTFALRWHDAVTATVGPALLARVRERAPGVRLRFLPETSDDPDDLRHGRVDLEVHAGSAAGGVRYETVAHDHLVVVLRAGHPAAANGELSLERYAAAEHVTVSRRGRLRDAVDDALEARGLARRVVAAAPTASAALHFVRSGDLIAAVPSTAASALAGQADLQRLPLPLDLPPVPLGIAWHQRYDGDPAHAWLRDLVRTALRAASSGQGQEPPAAGGSGPSGAAPARPR; encoded by the coding sequence GTGCACCTGGACCTGAACCTGCTGACGACCCTGGACGCGCTGCTCGAGGAGGGCAGCGTCAGCGGCGCGGCCGACCGGCTGCACCTGTCGCCACCGGCGATGAGCCGCGCGCTCGGCCGCCTGCGGCGCGCCACCGGCGACGAGGTCCTGGTGCGCACCGGTCGCACGATGACCCCCACCCCGTGGGCGGTGGCGGTGCGGGCGCAGGTGCACGCCCTGGTCCAGCAGGCGCACGCCGTGCTCTCCCCGGACCGCGACCTCGACCCGGCCTCCCTGGACCGCACCTTCGCGCTGCGCTGGCACGACGCGGTGACGGCGACCGTGGGCCCGGCGCTGCTCGCCCGGGTGCGCGAGCGGGCGCCGGGGGTGCGGCTGCGCTTCCTGCCCGAGACCAGCGACGATCCCGACGACCTGCGCCACGGCCGCGTCGACCTGGAGGTCCACGCCGGCTCCGCCGCCGGCGGCGTCCGGTACGAGACCGTCGCGCACGACCACCTCGTCGTCGTCCTGCGCGCCGGGCACCCCGCTGCGGCGAACGGCGAGCTGTCCCTCGAGCGCTACGCGGCGGCCGAGCACGTCACCGTCTCCCGGCGCGGTCGCCTGCGCGACGCCGTGGACGACGCGCTGGAGGCCCGAGGGCTGGCGCGGCGGGTCGTCGCCGCCGCTCCCACCGCCTCCGCGGCGCTGCACTTCGTCCGCTCCGGCGACCTGATCGCCGCGGTCCCCTCGACCGCCGCGTCCGCGCTGGCCGGCCAGGCCGACCTGCAGCGCCTGCCGCTGCCGCTGGACCTGCCGCCCGTGCCCCTCGGGATCGCCTGGCACCAGCGCTACGACGGCGACCCCGCCCACGCGTGGCTGCGCGACCTCGTGCGCACCGCGCTGCGCGCCGCGTCCTCCGGCCAGGGCCAGGAGCCGCCGGCGGCGGGCGGGTCGGGGCCCTCGGGCGCTGCGCCCGCGCGCCCGCGGTAG
- a CDS encoding ABC transporter ATP-binding protein, producing MSMEMAAWRSLYAGRGPEGERPRLSRATLRRMAAFARPHRRSLALFLALSVAMAVLAVAGPVLAGRVVDAIVGGAALGVVVRLAVLIAVLAVAEAGLGLLVRWLSSTIGEGLILDLRTAVFDHVQRMPVAFFTRTRTGALVSRLNNDVIGAQRAFSDTLSGVVSNLVAVALTLVVMVGISWQVTLLALLLLPVFVLPARRTGARLARLEREAADHDAAMGAQMTERFSAPGATLVKLFGRPERESAEFAARARRVRDIGVRTAMVQWAFFTALTLVSSLALALVYGLGGAYALRGTLEAGDVVTLALLITRLYAPLTELSSARVEVMSALVSFERVFEVLDLVPLVREAPDAVPAPDGPLSVELEDVRFAYPSAEQVSLASLEDVAQLDARGGGEVLHGVSFRAEPGQLVALVGSSGAGKSTIASLVPRLYDVTGGAVRLGGVDVRHLTAASVREAVGMVTQDGHLFHESIRANLLFARPEAGEAELWDALARARLADLVADLPDGLDTVVGERGYRFSGGERQRLTIARLLLARQRVVILDEATAHLDSTSEAQVQAALDEALGGRTALVIAHRLSTVRAADLILVVEDGRVVERGTHAALLAAGGRYEQLHRTQFAQRAPADAAAAGAAAGAVPAQPASGEASTDRARWA from the coding sequence GTGAGCATGGAGATGGCGGCGTGGAGGTCGCTCTACGCCGGTCGCGGGCCGGAGGGCGAGCGGCCCCGCCTGTCGCGGGCGACGCTGCGGCGCATGGCCGCGTTCGCGCGCCCGCACCGGCGCAGCCTCGCGCTCTTCCTCGCGCTCAGCGTGGCGATGGCCGTCCTCGCCGTCGCGGGCCCGGTGCTGGCCGGCCGGGTCGTCGACGCGATCGTCGGCGGCGCGGCGCTGGGCGTGGTGGTGCGCCTGGCGGTCCTGATCGCCGTCCTCGCCGTGGCCGAGGCGGGGCTCGGGCTGCTGGTGCGCTGGCTGTCGTCGACGATCGGGGAGGGCCTGATCCTCGACCTGCGCACGGCGGTGTTCGACCACGTCCAGCGCATGCCGGTCGCGTTCTTCACGCGCACGCGCACCGGGGCGCTGGTCAGCCGGCTCAACAACGACGTGATCGGCGCGCAGCGGGCCTTCAGCGACACCCTCTCCGGCGTCGTCAGCAACCTCGTGGCCGTCGCCCTGACGCTCGTGGTGATGGTGGGGATCTCCTGGCAGGTCACCCTGCTGGCCCTGCTGCTGCTGCCGGTCTTCGTCCTGCCGGCCCGCCGCACGGGCGCGCGGCTGGCGCGCCTGGAGCGGGAGGCGGCGGACCACGACGCCGCGATGGGCGCGCAGATGACCGAGCGGTTCTCCGCGCCCGGCGCCACGCTCGTGAAGCTCTTCGGGCGCCCGGAGCGGGAGTCCGCCGAGTTCGCCGCCCGGGCCCGGCGCGTGCGCGACATCGGCGTGCGCACGGCGATGGTGCAGTGGGCGTTCTTCACCGCCCTGACGCTGGTCTCCTCCCTCGCCCTGGCGCTGGTGTACGGCCTCGGCGGGGCCTACGCGCTGCGCGGCACCCTCGAGGCCGGGGACGTCGTCACGCTCGCGCTGCTCATCACGCGCCTGTACGCCCCGCTGACGGAGCTCTCCAGCGCCCGGGTGGAGGTGATGAGCGCCCTCGTCAGCTTCGAGCGCGTCTTCGAGGTGCTCGACCTCGTCCCGCTGGTGCGCGAGGCGCCCGACGCCGTGCCGGCGCCCGACGGCCCGCTGTCCGTGGAGCTGGAGGACGTCCGGTTCGCCTACCCCTCCGCCGAGCAGGTGTCGCTGGCCTCCCTCGAGGACGTCGCGCAGCTGGACGCCCGCGGCGGCGGAGAGGTGCTGCACGGGGTCTCCTTCCGCGCCGAGCCCGGCCAGCTCGTCGCGCTGGTCGGCTCCTCCGGCGCCGGGAAGTCGACCATCGCCTCCCTGGTGCCGCGCCTGTACGACGTCACGGGCGGCGCGGTGCGCCTCGGCGGCGTCGACGTGCGGCACCTGACGGCAGCCTCCGTGCGCGAGGCCGTCGGGATGGTCACCCAGGACGGCCACCTGTTCCACGAGTCGATCCGCGCCAACCTGCTCTTCGCGCGCCCGGAGGCGGGCGAGGCGGAGCTGTGGGACGCGCTGGCCCGCGCGCGCCTGGCCGACCTCGTCGCGGACCTGCCGGACGGCCTCGACACCGTGGTCGGCGAGCGCGGGTACCGCTTCTCGGGCGGGGAGCGGCAGCGGCTGACGATCGCGCGGCTGCTGCTCGCCCGCCAGCGCGTGGTGATCCTCGACGAGGCCACCGCCCACCTCGACTCCACTTCGGAGGCGCAGGTGCAGGCCGCGCTCGACGAGGCGCTGGGCGGGCGCACGGCCCTCGTCATCGCCCACCGGCTGTCCACCGTGCGCGCGGCCGACCTCATCCTCGTCGTCGAGGACGGCCGGGTCGTCGAGCGGGGCACGCACGCCGCGCTGCTGGCCGCGGGCGGGCGGTACGAGCAGCTGCACCGCACCCAGTTCGCCCAGCGCGCCCCCGCGGACGCCGCGGCAGCGGGCGCCGCTGCGGGAGCGGTGCCGGCTCAGCCGGCGTCGGGCGAGGCGTCCACCGACCGGGCGCGGTGGGCGTAG